One region of Salvia miltiorrhiza cultivar Shanhuang (shh) chromosome 3, IMPLAD_Smil_shh, whole genome shotgun sequence genomic DNA includes:
- the LOC131015865 gene encoding late embryogenesis abundant protein 6-like: MQAIKEKINDLKEIRKAKAEAKEGEKAERELARARLEVAHEVRMAREAEAAMDYHVQKAAEKAAEHEKKFPQDGLRAEDGGDESHGRAMANSSEPPAPYSSDLYSGGAAPDSGHNKANFIDAASSPSEAAAPPSQNNFL, encoded by the exons ATGCAGGCCATCAAGGAGAAGATAAATGACTTGAAGGAAATCCGAAAAGCCAAGGCTGAAGCAAAAGAGGGGGAAAAA GCAGAGAGAGAGCTAGCAAGAGCTCGACTGGAGGTGGCTCATGAGGTGAGGATGGCGAGGGAGGCTGAGGCGGCGATGGATTATCACGTCCAGAAAGCGGCGGAGAAGGCGGCGGAGCACGAGAAGAAGTTCCCTCAGGATGGGTTAAGGGCCGAGGATGGCGGCGATGAATCTCATGGCCGGGCCATGGCCAATTCTTCTGAACCACCTGCGCCTTATTCATCTGATCTTTacagcggcggcgccgcccccGATTCCGGCCACAACAAGGCCAATTTCATCGACGCAGCCTCCTCTCCCTCGGAAGCCGCCGCCCCACCATCGCAGAACAATTTTCTGTAG